The Synechococcus sp. RS9909 genomic interval CGGGCAGTCGCACGCTGGTGAGCACGCGCGTTCCGAGCTGCCGGGCCAGGGCAGCGAAGTGGCTCCCACTGAAGCCCGCACCCAGCACCAGCAGAGTCGGCTCAGCGGGCAGGGGCCGGCACCGGTTGACAAGATCCGAAAGCATCAGTACAAGTGTATTAGTTGCTGATCATCCGTGGCGAATTCCTGCCTCAGCCTCGTTGCGCCTCCCCCCATCATCGCTCCGCCGCGGCGCCAGCCGTTTGCCTCGCTTCGCCTCGGTGTTGTGACGGCCGCCTGTGTAACCGGGGCGTTGCTGCTGGCGCCGGAACAACCCCAGCAGCAGGCGGCGATCTGTGAGCGGCGTCAACCGGCGGCGGCTTGTCGGGTCTGGTGAGGCGTGGCTCTGACGCCTTGCCCATCAGGCCGGTTGGAGTTGCCAGCTGCCGCTCTGGAGGTCATCGTCGGCATCGCGGTTGTCCAGATCGGCAACCTGTGCGGTGTCGAGATCCGGCTGGGCCCACTGCAACAGGCGGAGTGCCAGACGTAGGTCCCCATCCATCCAGGCCCGGATCGCCATCGCGCGTCGCGGGTCGTAAAAACGCTGCCGGCGATACCAGTCGAACGCATCCGCGTCGGATTTGTGTCCGTTGCAGGAGAGGCAAGCGGGAACACAATTTTCGGTGACGCTCAGACCACCACGGCTGCGGGGCAGCACATGATCAATCGATTCGGATGGTTTGCCGCAATAAATGCAACTTTTTCCGGTGTAAGTGTGGAGCGATTGACGCCATCGTCGGACACGTAACTTCGGGCAGAGATCTTCAAGGAAAACCGCATCCCTGTTGTGCATCCGAGTGCCTCGGTTGGGCGCAGTGTGCCGCCTCCAGGCCCGACGTCAATGTGTCGAAGACTGCATTTCCGCCCTTTGGTTGCTGTGAGCCAGCTGCCATTCATGGCCCACTCATAGTTGACTGGTGCCTTTCGCCAGGCGGGCTACATTCATAGCTTCCGGTTGATTGATCACGGCTTCATCGGGGCTGCGCTGTTATCTCGGTTTGTCTCCCACCGGCCTCGTGCGGGTGATG includes:
- a CDS encoding HNH endonuclease, with amino-acid sequence MHNRDAVFLEDLCPKLRVRRWRQSLHTYTGKSCIYCGKPSESIDHVLPRSRGGLSVTENCVPACLSCNGHKSDADAFDWYRRQRFYDPRRAMAIRAWMDGDLRLALRLLQWAQPDLDTAQVADLDNRDADDDLQSGSWQLQPA